Part of the Leptospira hartskeerlii genome is shown below.
CATTTTCTGGCTGATCCCATTGAATTTGAAACAAGCGTAAATCACTTTTGGGTAAATTCTTTACATATACGAGTTCCTCTGTTCTTTTATCAAAGCACTCTAATTGTCGAATTAGCCATTCTGGTTCTTGAACCATCAATTCTTCCTCAAAAGACGTTAACTGCTAAAATTTATTAGTAATAAATTGATTTTTGCCATGTCGCATAACGACCAAGCCTAGCCGACGTTTGCGATGGCACGAGTTTGCTCAAGCAAACGAAGTGACAGAAGCAAATGTGCCGGAGGCCAAGCAAGGGTCGCGAAGCGATCCCGCAGCGCTGCGGCTGAGGCGAAAGTTATGCGCAGTGACCGAATATCCTTATCAGAGTTTTTCAAATGTTGCTATATAGTAATTAACACGATCTATACACTCAACAATTCGTTCTTCCGTCAACCGAACTACTCTACCATAATTTCCATGAGCAATATGGCCTCTAATCAGATACAACTCGCGAAGCTCGTTATACGATCTCAAATCCACTATTCCAGTATCCAAAAGAACTCTTATTGCTCTTTCAATAGGAAAAACAGCGCCTTGAAAAAGATTATTCTTCTCTGCATAATCCCTCAGAAGTTTCTCAAGCTTGATCCATAATAAAACATATTGATTTGTTAATATCTCAAATTCTTCTCCATAGCTAAAAGCCGCCGATACCGGAACCGATTTAAAAGAAATATCCAGTAATCCTTCAAAATATCGCTCTGCGTCCAGAATATAAAGTGATTTGGAAGTTGCAAGAAAGACAGATTCAATATAATGAAGATGTGGTTCCTTAGATTGTTTAAGCCAATCACCTTTAGAAGAATCGTAAGTCAGAAAGATAGCATCTGTTGCTTCATTTCTCATGAATTCAAGGACCTCGTGAAAAATGATGAAATCACCATATGGATCATCGGGTTTTTTAAGAATATCCCCCATTCCAGGGAAAATATAATATGATTTTGATTTATTTAATTCTTTGCTAACGTGTGCATCATCCTTTAAATCTTTCTTTAAAGAATCAAATTCATCTTTTACGACTTTTACATCATCCTCCTTTAAAACGTCAATTATTGAAAGACTAGAGTAAATCGTCAAATACTCATCCTGATGCTTTGCAGCTTTATGTTTTTTTACCGTCTCCGAGACTTTCTCTTGCAGAGAAGGAACTATTGCCTCAAAATCTTTTGACAATTTTTTAATTTTTTTCTCAATATCTTCATAATCAATTAAAATGGTTTTATTCTCATTTAAAAAAGATTTGACTGAATTTATACAATTCTTTTGAAAATTATCAATTAAGCTATTTGTTCCTTCTAAATAGAAGTAATCTACAACCTCTTCTCGATTTCTTAAGAATTCTTTCTGAATTTGTTTAGTTATAAATATTCTTTTAGAGTTATCTTTAATAAAACTGGAAAGTTTACTTCTCGCTTTAAATGAAAGCCTATACATCTGGAGGAGAACATTTGCGTCTAAAATAATAGGGAAATCAACTGTATTCGAAAGAACGTTATCAATTCTGTTAAAGTATTGATCTAGGCTCTTTTTATAATCTATAATGTTACTCTTTCCTAAAAGCTGAAGAAATGTCTGTTTCATAATATTAATTCTTATTTGATTATAAATTCATTGGTCATTGCGCATAACGACCAAGCCTAGCCGACGTTTGCAACGGCACGAGTTTGCTCAAGCAAACGAAGTGACGGAAGCAAATGTGCCGGAGGCCGGAGCGAGAGTTGCGTAGCAAGCTCGAAGCGTAGCGGCTGAGGCGAAAGTTAAGCGCCGTTAAGTAATATCAAGACAACTATCTCACCTTGATAATAGCTTTGTTCATTTGAAGAAAGATATTATCCAAGTCTTTAGAAGATAATAGATTATATGCAATTTCAATTGCATTCACAGTAAGTGAAAGATCTTCCGCATGAGTAAAGAAATGGTCAAAAACAAGAATCTTTTTATAGTCTTTCAATCTATAAGCTTCTTTGTAATTATTTAATTGAACTATTGCATTTGCCATTACGTCTTTTAGATGTCTAGCAAGTTTTTCAGGAGAAGGATATTCAAATCCAGAATATATTACCGTCAGCCGAGGAGCACCCTCTGAATTACGGTCAATACGGTAGCCGTAATCCCCTGAAAATCCATAATCATTTTTCTCGCGAATATCTTTAGATATATTTTGAATTAATGACTCATACTCTTTCCCTCTGGATTTTAGGGCTTTCGAATTATTTATCGAAACCAGAATATTATCTGTTAAATTGCCTAATTTATTCTCAACTTCCCTTTTAATTTTAGATAGTATGTCATGTCGAAGAGATCCTATTTTCTGCATATACGAAGGATCTTCAGTAACTTTCTTAATCTCAACGATACTCAGCAGGTCTCTAACTAAAAAATCTGGAGTTTGAAAATCGGTCTCAGGAATTCTTTCTATATTAATTATTTCAAATTCGCCAAAGTCATCAGCAATGAATTCAACAAATTCAGAAATTACATGGTTTTCCC
Proteins encoded:
- a CDS encoding PIN-like domain-containing protein, whose amino-acid sequence is MKQTFLQLLGKSNIIDYKKSLDQYFNRIDNVLSNTVDFPIILDANVLLQMYRLSFKARSKLSSFIKDNSKRIFITKQIQKEFLRNREEVVDYFYLEGTNSLIDNFQKNCINSVKSFLNENKTILIDYEDIEKKIKKLSKDFEAIVPSLQEKVSETVKKHKAAKHQDEYLTIYSSLSIIDVLKEDDVKVVKDEFDSLKKDLKDDAHVSKELNKSKSYYIFPGMGDILKKPDDPYGDFIIFHEVLEFMRNEATDAIFLTYDSSKGDWLKQSKEPHLHYIESVFLATSKSLYILDAERYFEGLLDISFKSVPVSAAFSYGEEFEILTNQYVLLWIKLEKLLRDYAEKNNLFQGAVFPIERAIRVLLDTGIVDLRSYNELRELYLIRGHIAHGNYGRVVRLTEERIVECIDRVNYYIATFEKL